The proteins below are encoded in one region of Kogia breviceps isolate mKogBre1 chromosome 8, mKogBre1 haplotype 1, whole genome shotgun sequence:
- the ALDH1B1 gene encoding aldehyde dehydrogenase X, mitochondrial produces the protein MLRFLVPRLFCLRPLATQYSSAAALPSPILNPDIRYNQLFINNEWQDAVSKKTFPTVNPATGEVIDHVAEGDRADVDRAVKAAREAFQLGSSWRRMDASERGRLLNLLADLVERDRVYLASLETLDNGKPFQESYVLDLDEVIKVYRYFAGWADKWHGKTIPMDGEHFCFTRHEPVGVCGQIIPWNFPLVMQGWKLAPALATGNTVVMKVAEQTPLSALYLASLVKEAGFPPGVVNIITGYGPTAGAAIAHHMDIDKVAFTGSTEVGRLIQKAAGDSNLKRVTLELGGKSPSIVLADADMDHAVEQCHEALFFNMGQCCCAGSRTFVEESIYDEFLERTVEKAKQRKVGNPFELDTQQGPQVDKEQFERILGYIQLGQKEGAKLLCGGERFGERGFFIKPTVFGGVQDDMRIAKEEIFGPVQPLFKFRKMEEVIERANNTRYGLAAAVFTQDLDKAMYFTQALQAGTVWVNTYNIVTCHTPFGGFKESGNGRELGEDGLKAYTEVKTVTIKVPQKNS, from the coding sequence ATGCTGCGCTTCCTGGTGCCCCGGCTCTTTTGCCTGCGCCCTCTGGCCACCCAGTACTCCTCAGCAgcagccctccccagccccatcctgaaCCCAGACATCCGCTACAACCAGCTGTTCATCAACAATGAGTGGCAAGACGCGGTCAGCAAGAAGACCTTCCCGACAGTCAACCCTGCCACGGGGGAGGTCATCGACCATGTGGCTGAAGGGGACCGGGCTGACGTGGATCGGGCGGTGAAAGCAGCCCGGGAGGCCTTCCAACTGGGGTCTTCATGGCGCCGGATGGATGCCTCAGAGCGGGGCCGGCTGCTGAACCTCCTGGCTGACCTAGTGGAGCGGGATCGTGTCTACTTGGCCTCACTGGAGACCCTGGACAATGGGAAGCCTTTCCAGGAGTCTTACGTCTTGGACCTGGATGAGGTCATCAAGGTATACCGGTACTTTGCTGGCTGGGCTGACAAGTGGCATGGCAAGACCATCCCCATGGATGGCGAGCATTTCTGCTTCACCCGGCACGAGCCTGTTGGCGTCTGTGGCCAGATAATCCCGTGGAACTTCCCCTTGGTCATGCAGGGCTGGAAGCTGGCCCCGGCACTTGCCACGGGCAACACTGTGGTCATGAAGGTGGCAGAGCAGACCCCCCTTTCTGCCCTGTACTTGGCCTCCCTCGTCAAAGAGGCGGGCTTTCCCCCTGGGGTGGTAAACATCATCACAGGCTATGGCCCGACAGCAGGAGCGGCCATTGCCCATCACATGGATATCGACAAAGTTGCCTTCACTGGCTCCACCGAGGTGGGCCGCCTGATCCAGAAGGCGGCCGGCGATTCCAACCTCAAGAGAGTCACCCTGGAGCTGGGTGGGAAGAGCCCGAGCATTGTGTTGGCCGATGCCGACATGGACCACGCCGTGGAGCAGTGCCATGAAGCCCTGTTCTTCAACATGGGCCAGTGCTGCTGTGCCGGTTCCCGGACCTTCGTTGAAGAATCCATCTACGATGAGTTTCTCGAGAGAACTGTGGAAAAAGCTAAGCAGAGGAAAGTTGGGAACCCCTTTGAGCTGGACACCCAGCAGGGGCCCCAGGTGGACAAGGAACAGTTTGAACGAATCCTGGGCTACATCCAGCTTGGCCAGAAGGAGGGGGCAAAACTTCTCTGCGGTGGGGAGCGTTTTGGAGAGCGAGGCTTCTTCATCAAGCCCACGGTCTTTGGTGGTGTGCAGGATGACATGAGGATTGCCAAGGAGGAGATCTTCGGGCCTGTGCAGCCTCTGTTCAAGTTCAGGAAGATGGAGGAGGTGATTGAAAGGGCCAACAACACCAGGTATGGCTTGGCTGCTGCTGTGTTCACCCAGGACCTGGACAAAGCCATGTACTTCACACAGGCACTCCAAGCTGGCACGGTGTGGGTAAACACCTACAACATTGTCACCTGCCACACGCCCTTCGGAGGCTTTAAGGAATCTGGcaatgggagggagctgggggaggaTGGGCTTAAGGCCTACACAGAGGTGAAGACAGTCACCATCAAGGTTCCTCAGAAGAACTCGTAA